The Astyanax mexicanus isolate ESR-SI-001 chromosome 20, AstMex3_surface, whole genome shotgun sequence genome contains a region encoding:
- the zfand5b gene encoding AN1-type zinc finger protein 5b — protein sequence MAQETNQSPVPMLCTTGCGFYGNPRTNGMCSVCYKEHLTRQNNGGPLNSMGSSSVTSSPTSEASAIQIIEASLNNSASEAESPSGAAAALPVTQQMIEMSISCEVEAASPKVEVPEPVVTQPTASVSSANTADSEEAKAPEAPKPKKNRCFMCRKKVGLTGFDCRCGNLFCGIHRYSDKHNCPYDYKAEAAAKIRKENPVVVADKIQRI from the exons ATGGCCCAGGAGACCAACCAGAGCCCCGTGCCCATGCTCTGCACCACCGGCTGTGGCTTCTACGGCAACCCTAGGACCAATGGCATGTGCTCAGTTTGTTATAAGGAGCACCTAACGAGACAGAACAATGGAGGCCCTCTAAACTCTATGG GTTCTAGCAGCGTAACCAGTAGTCCTACCTCAGAGGCCTCCGCGATCCAGATCATCGAGGCTAGCCTAAACAATTCTGCCAGCGAAGCCGAGTCGCCGAGCGGTGCCGCTGCAGCACTTCCTGTTACGCAGCAGATGATAGAGATGAGCATTTCCTGTGAAGTGGAAGCAGCGTCGCCTAAAGTAGAAGTTCCTGAACCTG TTGTAACTCAACCCACAGCGTCGGTTTCCTCAGCTAACACAGCAGATAGTGAGGAGGCTAAAGCTCCAGAAGCCCCCAAACCTAAGAAAAACCGCTGCTTTATGTGCCGTAAGAAAGTTGGCCTTACAG GGTTCGACTGCCGCTGTGGAAACCTATTCTGTGGAATTCATCGATACTCCGACAAGCACAACTGCCCCTACGATTACAAAGCCGAGGCCGCGGCCAAGATCCGCAAAGAGAACCCTGTAGTCGTCGCAGACAAGATCCAGAGAATATAG